One genomic segment of Gottschalkia acidurici 9a includes these proteins:
- a CDS encoding RNA-guided endonuclease InsQ/TnpB family protein, whose protein sequence is MILAKKIRIIPNTEQEQQLWKSVGTARYIYNWALAREEDNYKKGGKFINDGNLRKEIILMKQAEEYKWLKEVSNNIAKQAVKDACNAYKRFFKGLADKPRFKSKRKSKPSFYNDNVKLKVKHKQILIEKVGWIKTSEQIPMNVKYTNPRVSFDGKYWYISVGVKKQNPRVELTDESIGIDVGIKDLAVCSNGMIFKNINKVGSVKKLEKRLHRLQRKVSRKYELNKEERKFVKTSNIIKLEKQIRLLHRRLSNIRNNHLHQSTTKIVKTKPSRVVMETLNIKGMMKNKHLSKAIAKQGLYEFKRQLQYKSEFYGIEFVEADKWYPSSKTCSKCGHIKAKLSLSERTYICEECGSTIDRDLNASINLSRYSA, encoded by the coding sequence ATGATACTGGCGAAGAAGATTAGAATTATACCTAATACAGAACAAGAACAACAACTTTGGAAATCCGTTGGAACTGCAAGATATATATATAACTGGGCACTTGCAAGAGAAGAAGATAATTATAAAAAAGGTGGTAAATTTATAAATGATGGAAATTTAAGAAAAGAAATCATTTTAATGAAACAAGCAGAAGAATATAAATGGCTTAAAGAAGTGTCCAATAATATAGCAAAACAGGCTGTAAAAGATGCTTGTAATGCTTATAAAAGATTCTTTAAAGGGTTAGCAGATAAACCAAGATTTAAAAGCAAAAGAAAAAGCAAACCATCATTTTATAATGACAATGTAAAGCTAAAAGTTAAACATAAACAGATTCTTATAGAAAAAGTAGGTTGGATAAAAACATCAGAACAAATACCAATGAATGTGAAATACACTAATCCAAGAGTAAGTTTTGATGGGAAGTATTGGTATATATCGGTAGGCGTTAAGAAGCAAAATCCAAGAGTAGAATTAACTGATGAAAGTATAGGCATAGATGTTGGAATTAAAGACCTTGCTGTATGTTCTAATGGAATGATTTTTAAAAATATTAATAAAGTAGGGTCAGTGAAAAAATTAGAAAAAAGATTACATAGGTTGCAACGTAAAGTATCAAGAAAATATGAATTAAATAAAGAAGAGAGGAAGTTCGTCAAAACGAGCAACATTATAAAACTTGAAAAGCAAATTAGATTACTTCATAGAAGACTATCTAATATTAGAAACAACCACTTACACCAATCAACTACAAAGATAGTGAAAACCAAGCCATCAAGAGTAGTAATGGAAACACTTAATATAAAAGGAATGATGAAAAATAAACATTTATCAAAAGCTATAGCTAAACAAGGACTATATGAGTTTAAAAGACAACTTCAATATAAAAGTGAATTCTATGGAATTGAGTTTGTTGAAGCAGATAAATGGTATCCATCGTCAAAAACATGTAGTAAGTGTGGACATATAAAAGCTAAATTATCATTATCAGAAAGAACCTATATCTGTGAAGAATGTGGGTCAACTATTGACAGAGATTTAAATGCATCAATTAATTTAAGCAGATATTCAGCATAA
- a CDS encoding IS607 family transposase yields MKYYSIGEFAKRIGKNPQTLREWDKKDILKPHHVAPTGYRYYSQEQLNHFLGIKGIQTKTKKIIGYCRVSSHKQKDDLERQIENVKTYMIAKGYQFEIIQDIGSGINYNKKGLNQLIDMITNSEVEKVVILYKDRLLRFGFEIIENLCNKYGTTIEIIDNTEKTEEQELVEDLIQIVTVFSCRLQGKKANKAKKMIKELLEDDTGEED; encoded by the coding sequence ATGAAATATTATTCAATAGGAGAATTTGCAAAACGTATAGGTAAAAATCCTCAAACATTAAGAGAGTGGGATAAAAAAGATATATTAAAGCCACATCACGTTGCACCAACTGGATATAGGTATTATTCACAAGAGCAACTTAATCATTTTTTAGGTATTAAAGGTATTCAAACAAAAACTAAAAAAATAATAGGATATTGTAGAGTTAGTTCTCACAAACAAAAAGACGATTTGGAACGTCAAATTGAAAATGTTAAAACATATATGATAGCAAAAGGTTATCAGTTTGAAATAATACAAGATATAGGAAGTGGAATTAACTACAATAAAAAAGGATTAAATCAACTAATAGATATGATAACTAATTCAGAAGTTGAAAAGGTAGTAATTCTATATAAAGATAGGCTGTTAAGATTTGGCTTTGAAATAATAGAAAATTTATGTAATAAGTATGGAACTACTATTGAAATTATAGATAATACTGAAAAGACAGAAGAACAGGAATTAGTTGAAGATTTAATTCAAATTGTTACAGTCTTTAGTTGTAGACTTCAAGGTAAAAAAGCAAATAAAGCAAAGAAAATGATTAAGGAGTTGTTAGAGGATGATACTGGCGAAGAAGATTAG
- a CDS encoding fluoride efflux transporter FluC, which translates to MYKLLCVGLGGFIGTSLRYCISISASKLLRTQIPYGTLFVNVLGGTITVNRTL; encoded by the coding sequence ATGTATAAGTTACTATGTGTAGGATTAGGAGGTTTTATAGGAACTTCATTAAGATATTGCATATCTATAAGTGCTAGTAAATTACTTAGAACTCAAATACCATATGGAACATTATTTGTTAACGTTCTAGGAGGCACAATAACAGTTAACAGAACATTATAG
- the ispD gene encoding 2-C-methyl-D-erythritol 4-phosphate cytidylyltransferase — protein sequence MSYKGNHISVIVVAAGMGKRMRSSINKQYLLLKDRPILSYTIDKFENNQYVDEIIIVTREEEIEYCMANVIERYKFKKVKGVIPGGNERQDSVYNGLKKVNPKCNIVLIHDGVRPFIRDSDINKMIEKTMTHKACVVGVKVKDTIKVVDSENNIVDTPDRNTLWAVHTPQCFSYELILKAHERCKEEGLLVTDDSMLVEKLGGKVKMIEGNYDNIKITTPEDLYIAESILKQEIENV from the coding sequence ATGAGTTATAAAGGAAATCACATATCAGTGATAGTTGTAGCTGCTGGTATGGGAAAAAGAATGAGATCTAGTATAAATAAACAATACTTATTGTTAAAAGATAGGCCTATATTGTCATATACTATAGACAAGTTTGAAAACAATCAATATGTAGATGAAATAATAATAGTAACTAGAGAAGAAGAAATAGAATACTGCATGGCAAATGTAATAGAAAGATATAAATTTAAAAAAGTTAAAGGTGTTATACCTGGAGGAAATGAAAGGCAAGACTCTGTGTATAATGGATTGAAAAAAGTTAATCCAAAATGTAATATAGTTCTCATACATGACGGAGTAAGACCATTTATAAGAGATAGTGACATTAATAAAATGATAGAAAAAACTATGACTCACAAAGCTTGTGTAGTTGGAGTAAAAGTAAAGGATACTATAAAAGTAGTGGATTCAGAAAATAATATAGTAGATACACCAGATAGAAATACGCTTTGGGCAGTTCATACGCCGCAGTGCTTTTCCTATGAACTTATATTAAAAGCCCATGAAAGGTGCAAAGAAGAAGGATTATTAGTTACAGATGATAGTATGTTGGTTGAAAAACTTGGTGGTAAAGTTAAAATGATAGAAGGAAATTATGATAATATAAAGATAACTACACCGGAAGATTTATATATTGCAGAAAGTATTTTAAAGCAGGAGATTGAGAATGTATAA
- a CDS encoding YbaK/EbsC family protein has translation MENRIQEFEVSSATVELAAMAIGCEPERIAKSLSFKIENKAILIVAAGDAKVDNAKFKTQFNTKAKMLASDEVESFIGHAIGGVCPFGINENVDVYLDISLKRFDKVFPACGSSNSVIELTIDELEKYSKYIEWIDVCKNWQ, from the coding sequence ATGGAGAATAGAATACAAGAATTTGAAGTTTCAAGTGCGACAGTTGAATTAGCAGCAATGGCAATTGGATGTGAGCCGGAACGCATAGCCAAGTCACTGTCTTTCAAGATAGAGAATAAAGCGATTTTAATCGTTGCAGCTGGTGATGCTAAAGTTGACAACGCAAAATTTAAGACTCAATTTAATACAAAAGCAAAGATGCTTGCATCAGATGAAGTAGAATCTTTTATAGGTCATGCTATTGGCGGAGTTTGTCCATTTGGTATAAATGAAAATGTAGATGTTTATCTTGATATATCGTTGAAAAGATTTGATAAAGTATTCCCTGCATGTGGTAGTAGTAATAGTGTTATTGAACTGACTATTGATGAATTAGAGAAGTACTCAAAATATATTGAATGGATTGATGTTTGCAAGAATTGGCAATAA